A portion of the Oncorhynchus gorbuscha isolate QuinsamMale2020 ecotype Even-year unplaced genomic scaffold, OgorEven_v1.0 Un_scaffold_5136, whole genome shotgun sequence genome contains these proteins:
- the LOC124028965 gene encoding GTP-binding protein Di-Ras2 yields the protein MPEQSNDYRVVVFGAGGVGKSSLVLRFVKGTFRDSYIPTVEDTYRQVISCDKSICTLQITDTTGSHQFPAMQRLSISKGHAFILVYSVTSRQSLEELKPIYEQVCQIKGEVETCPIMLVGNKCDETSAREVETTDGDATSKKWKCAFMETSAKTNHNVKELFQELLNLEKRRTVSLQIDGKSKQQKRAEKLKGKCVVM from the coding sequence ATGCCGGAGCAGAGCAACGATTATCGCGTGGTGGTGTTCGGCGCCGGAGGTGTGGGGAAGAGCTCCCTGGTTCTCCGCTTCGTCAAGGGGACCTTCCGCGACAGCTACATCCCCACCGTGGAGGACACATACAGACAGGTGATTAGCTGCGACAAGAGCATCTGCACACTTCAGATCACAGACACCACAGGCAGCCACCAGTTCCCCGCCATGCAGCGTCTGTCCATCTCCAAGGGCCACGCCTTCATCCTGGTCTACTCTGTCACCAGCCGTCAGTCTCTGGAGGAGCTCAAGCCCATCTATGAGCAGGTGTGTCAGATCAAGGGCGAAGTGGAGACGTGTCCCATCATGCTGGTGGGCAACAAGTGCGACGAGACGTCGGCGCGCGAGGTGGAGACCACGGATGGCGACGCCACGTCCAAGAAGTGGAAGTGTGCCTTCATGGAGACGTCGGCCAAGACCAACCACAACGTCAAGGAGCTCTTCCAGGAGCTGCTCAACCTGGAGAAACGCAGGACTGTCAGCCTCCAGATCGACGGCAAATCGAAGCAGCAGAAACGCGCCGAGAAGCTCAAGGGCAAGTGTGTGGTCATGTGA